The following coding sequences are from one Eleginops maclovinus isolate JMC-PN-2008 ecotype Puerto Natales chromosome 11, JC_Emac_rtc_rv5, whole genome shotgun sequence window:
- the styxl1 gene encoding serine/threonine/tyrosine-interacting-like protein 1 isoform X1: protein MAQIKPCEPSELYNLLNRRGSRLAEINYLCLMDARETQDYRISHIITAKNAKTDSEGLFLLPEALEVDSMQHVVVYDSNTSSLQEESRAVLCARVLSGVSLSPVLVVIGGFQRFSALYHFLRTEKIMYTITELENLKQYPVEILSGLLYVGDEKQSADCSVLREMKISIIIALSQESLKGNQTVVNLPVDDSVDSDLYSSFERICDLIASHISSGSRVLIVSPRGRSRCSAVTIAFLMQHKKYTLQEAWSYVLRRKPDMRPNSGFLQQLSDWELHLTGGKVTDISKL, encoded by the exons ATGGCTCAGATAAAACCCTGTGAGCCCTCGGAGCTCTACAACCTGCTCAACAGGAGGGGCTCGAGGCTGGCGGAGATCAACTACCTCTGTCTGATGG ATGCTCGAGAAACCCAAGACTACAGAATAAGTCACATCATAACAGCCAAGAATGCCAAAACG gattCAGAGGGTTTGTTCCTGCTGCCCGAGGCGCTGGAGGTGGACAGCATGCAGCATGTGGTCGTCTACGACAGCAACACCAGCTCTCTACAGGAAGAAA GCCGGGCGGTGCTTTGTGCTCGGGTTCTGTCtggagtctctctctctccggtGCTCGTGGTCATCGGAGGCTTTCAGAGGTTCTCCGCTCTGTACCACTTCCTCAGGACGGAGAAAATTATGTACACCATcaca GAGCTGGAGAACCTGAAGCAGTATCCGGTGGAGATCCTCTCAGGACTCCTGTACGTCGGGGATGAGAAGCAGAGCGCAGACTGCAGCGTCCTCAGAGAGATGAAGATCAGCATCATCATCGCCCTCTCTCAGGA ATCCTTGAAGGGAAATCAGACCGTGGTAAACCTCCCAGTGGACGACTCAGTGGACTCTGACTTGTACTCCAGTTTTGAAAGAATCTGTGATCTAATTG CCTCTCACATCAGCTCGGGCTCTCGGGTGCTGATCGTTTCTCCTCGGGGTCGAAGTCGCTGCAGCGCCGTCACCATCGCCTTCCTCATGCAGCACAAAAAATACacactgcag GAGGCCTGGAGCTACGTGCTCAGACGTAAACCTGACATGAGGCCAAACTCTGGgttcctgcagcagctgtcGGACTGGGAGCTTCACTTAACGGGGGGGAAAGTGACGGATATCTCCAAACTGTGA
- the styxl1 gene encoding serine/threonine/tyrosine-interacting-like protein 1 isoform X2: MLHMLDSEGLFLLPEALEVDSMQHVVVYDSNTSSLQEESRAVLCARVLSGVSLSPVLVVIGGFQRFSALYHFLRTEKIMYTITELENLKQYPVEILSGLLYVGDEKQSADCSVLREMKISIIIALSQESLKGNQTVVNLPVDDSVDSDLYSSFERICDLIASHISSGSRVLIVSPRGRSRCSAVTIAFLMQHKKYTLQEAWSYVLRRKPDMRPNSGFLQQLSDWELHLTGGKVTDISKL; encoded by the exons ATGCTTCACATGTTG gattCAGAGGGTTTGTTCCTGCTGCCCGAGGCGCTGGAGGTGGACAGCATGCAGCATGTGGTCGTCTACGACAGCAACACCAGCTCTCTACAGGAAGAAA GCCGGGCGGTGCTTTGTGCTCGGGTTCTGTCtggagtctctctctctccggtGCTCGTGGTCATCGGAGGCTTTCAGAGGTTCTCCGCTCTGTACCACTTCCTCAGGACGGAGAAAATTATGTACACCATcaca GAGCTGGAGAACCTGAAGCAGTATCCGGTGGAGATCCTCTCAGGACTCCTGTACGTCGGGGATGAGAAGCAGAGCGCAGACTGCAGCGTCCTCAGAGAGATGAAGATCAGCATCATCATCGCCCTCTCTCAGGA ATCCTTGAAGGGAAATCAGACCGTGGTAAACCTCCCAGTGGACGACTCAGTGGACTCTGACTTGTACTCCAGTTTTGAAAGAATCTGTGATCTAATTG CCTCTCACATCAGCTCGGGCTCTCGGGTGCTGATCGTTTCTCCTCGGGGTCGAAGTCGCTGCAGCGCCGTCACCATCGCCTTCCTCATGCAGCACAAAAAATACacactgcag GAGGCCTGGAGCTACGTGCTCAGACGTAAACCTGACATGAGGCCAAACTCTGGgttcctgcagcagctgtcGGACTGGGAGCTTCACTTAACGGGGGGGAAAGTGACGGATATCTCCAAACTGTGA
- the LOC134872341 gene encoding ion channel TACAN-like isoform X2, whose protein sequence is MLFSPSGFTECVREWEDLEKNYQQIQDTHRLYKQKLEEVTRLQDSCSGAISRQRKKLRELRLSLEECKENHPTPKLSPEDVDAIAGIESSMNERAHAFSEMEAFLPQKNGLYLKLVLGNVNVTLLNKQSKFAYKDEYEKFKLVLTVILFVFSFTCRFLFSYRALDALFNFLLVWYYCTLTIRESILISNGSRIKGWWVFHHYVSTFLSGVMLTWPEGALYQMFRNQFLTYCLYQSFVQFLQYYYQSGCLYRLRALGERHNMDVTVEGFQSWMWRGLTFLLPFLFFGHFWQLYNGITLFRMFQLPECKEWQVAMCGCSYMVLFMGNFFTTLGVVYQKYMNNQDNKPKSF, encoded by the exons ATGTTGTTTTCTCCTTCAGGTTTCACTGAATGTGTCCGAGAATGGGAGGATTTAGAGAAGAACTACCAACAAATCCAG gacacccaCCGTCTGTACAAGCAGAAGCTGGAGGAAGTGACCCGACTGCAGGACAGCTGCTCCGGAGCCATCAGCCGTCAGAGGAAGAAACTCCGGGAGCTGCGCCTGTCTCTGGAGGA ATGCAAAGAGAATCACCCGACACCCAAACTGAGCCCGGAGGACGTGGACGCCATCGCTGGGATCGAGAGTTCGATGAATGAGCGAGCCCACGCTTTCTCAGAGATGGAGGCCTTCCTGCCGCAGAAGAACGG gTTGTACCTCAAACTGGTTTTAGGAAACGTCAACGTGACGCTCCTCAACAAACAGTCAAA GTTTGCCTACAAAGATGAATATGAGAAGTTCAAACTGGTGCTGACGGTGATCCTCTTCGTCTTCTCCTTCACCTGCCGCTTCCTCTTCAGCTACAG AGCCTTAGACGCGCtgtttaacttcctgttggtGTGGTATTACTGCACCCTGACCATCAGAGAGAGCATCCTCATCAGCAACGGATCCAG GATCAAAGGATGGTGGGTTTTCCATCACTATGTTTCCACCTTCCTGTCTGGAGTCATGCTCACCTG GCCTGAAGGCGCTCTCTACCAGATGTTCAGAAACCAGTTCCTCACATACTGTCTCTACCAAA GCTTTGTCCAGTTCCTGCAGTATTACTATCAGAGCGGCTGTCTGTACCGACTGAGAGCGCTGGGAGAGAGACACAACATGGACGTCACCGTGG agGGTTTCCAGTCCTGGATGTGGAGAGGTCTGACCTTCCTGCTGCCTTTCTTGTTCTTCGGTCAC ttCTGGCAGCTGTACAATGGCATCACTCTGTTCCGGATGTTCCAGCTCCCGGAGTGTAAAGAGTGGCAG gtagCGATGTGCGGCTGCTCCTACATGGTTCTCTTCATGGGGAACTTCTTCACCACGCTGGGCGTCGTCTACCAGAAATACATGAACAACCAAGACAACAAACCCAAGAGCTTTTAG
- the LOC134872341 gene encoding ion channel TACAN-like isoform X1: protein MLFSPSGFTECVREWEDLEKNYQQIQDTHRLYKQKLEEVTRLQDSCSGAISRQRKKLRELRLSLEECKENHPTPKLSPEDVDAIAGIESSMNERAHAFSEMEAFLPQKNGLYLKLVLGNVNVTLLNKQSKFAYKDEYEKFKLVLTVILFVFSFTCRFLFSYRALDALFNFLLVWYYCTLTIRESILISNGSRIKGWWVFHHYVSTFLSGVMLTWPEGALYQMFRNQFLTYCLYQIGFVQFLQYYYQSGCLYRLRALGERHNMDVTVEGFQSWMWRGLTFLLPFLFFGHFWQLYNGITLFRMFQLPECKEWQVAMCGCSYMVLFMGNFFTTLGVVYQKYMNNQDNKPKSF from the exons ATGTTGTTTTCTCCTTCAGGTTTCACTGAATGTGTCCGAGAATGGGAGGATTTAGAGAAGAACTACCAACAAATCCAG gacacccaCCGTCTGTACAAGCAGAAGCTGGAGGAAGTGACCCGACTGCAGGACAGCTGCTCCGGAGCCATCAGCCGTCAGAGGAAGAAACTCCGGGAGCTGCGCCTGTCTCTGGAGGA ATGCAAAGAGAATCACCCGACACCCAAACTGAGCCCGGAGGACGTGGACGCCATCGCTGGGATCGAGAGTTCGATGAATGAGCGAGCCCACGCTTTCTCAGAGATGGAGGCCTTCCTGCCGCAGAAGAACGG gTTGTACCTCAAACTGGTTTTAGGAAACGTCAACGTGACGCTCCTCAACAAACAGTCAAA GTTTGCCTACAAAGATGAATATGAGAAGTTCAAACTGGTGCTGACGGTGATCCTCTTCGTCTTCTCCTTCACCTGCCGCTTCCTCTTCAGCTACAG AGCCTTAGACGCGCtgtttaacttcctgttggtGTGGTATTACTGCACCCTGACCATCAGAGAGAGCATCCTCATCAGCAACGGATCCAG GATCAAAGGATGGTGGGTTTTCCATCACTATGTTTCCACCTTCCTGTCTGGAGTCATGCTCACCTG GCCTGAAGGCGCTCTCTACCAGATGTTCAGAAACCAGTTCCTCACATACTGTCTCTACCAAA TAGGCTTTGTCCAGTTCCTGCAGTATTACTATCAGAGCGGCTGTCTGTACCGACTGAGAGCGCTGGGAGAGAGACACAACATGGACGTCACCGTGG agGGTTTCCAGTCCTGGATGTGGAGAGGTCTGACCTTCCTGCTGCCTTTCTTGTTCTTCGGTCAC ttCTGGCAGCTGTACAATGGCATCACTCTGTTCCGGATGTTCCAGCTCCCGGAGTGTAAAGAGTGGCAG gtagCGATGTGCGGCTGCTCCTACATGGTTCTCTTCATGGGGAACTTCTTCACCACGCTGGGCGTCGTCTACCAGAAATACATGAACAACCAAGACAACAAACCCAAGAGCTTTTAG